A single window of Brevundimonas naejangsanensis DNA harbors:
- a CDS encoding 2-isopropylmalate synthase produces MSRVDRVSRTAEIAADPNRVIIFDTTLRDGEQAPGFSMSAESKLKMAHVLRDLGVDVIEAGFAAASPGDEECIRRVSGEVEGPVFASLSRANEKDIDASFRALAPAPKSHRRCHVFLATSPIHRSAKLRMSTNEVLATISRTVAYAASLFDDVEFSAEDAFRTEPEFLAEALMAAADAGAQTLNVPDTVGYATPEESRQRFAYLDGIIRPRHADIIFSSHAHNDLGLAVANSLAAVEGGARQIEGAVNGIGERAGNASIEEVIMALRTRADRYGVTVAAESRHLVRSSETLREVTESVIARNKAIVGLNAFAHEAGIHQHGMMADSRTYEIMRPEDVGFEGSYFVLGKHSGRHAVGKRAEALGHALEGQRLAEVFAGFKRRADEIGEINDAELTAIIAAVTAPQQDKTYAAAG; encoded by the coding sequence ATGTCCCGAGTAGACCGAGTATCCAGAACCGCCGAGATTGCGGCCGATCCCAACCGGGTCATCATCTTCGACACTACCCTGCGCGACGGCGAACAGGCGCCGGGCTTCTCCATGTCGGCCGAGTCCAAACTGAAGATGGCCCATGTCCTGCGCGACCTGGGTGTGGACGTGATCGAGGCCGGCTTCGCCGCCGCCTCGCCGGGCGACGAGGAATGCATCCGTCGCGTGTCAGGCGAGGTCGAGGGGCCGGTCTTCGCCTCCCTGTCGCGCGCCAACGAGAAGGACATCGACGCCTCCTTCCGCGCCCTGGCCCCGGCGCCGAAATCGCATCGTCGCTGCCACGTATTTCTGGCCACCAGCCCGATCCACCGCTCGGCCAAGCTGCGCATGAGCACCAACGAGGTGCTGGCCACCATCTCGCGCACGGTGGCATACGCCGCCTCCCTGTTCGACGACGTGGAGTTCTCGGCCGAGGACGCCTTCCGCACCGAGCCGGAGTTCCTGGCCGAGGCCCTGATGGCCGCCGCCGACGCAGGCGCCCAGACGCTGAACGTGCCCGACACCGTCGGCTACGCCACGCCCGAGGAATCGCGCCAGCGCTTCGCCTATCTGGACGGCATCATCCGCCCGCGTCACGCCGACATCATCTTCTCGTCCCACGCCCACAACGACCTGGGCCTGGCGGTCGCCAACTCCCTGGCCGCCGTCGAAGGCGGCGCCCGTCAGATCGAAGGCGCCGTCAACGGCATCGGGGAACGGGCCGGCAACGCCTCCATCGAGGAGGTCATCATGGCCCTGCGCACCCGCGCCGACCGCTATGGCGTGACCGTCGCCGCCGAGAGCCGCCATCTGGTCCGCTCGTCCGAGACCCTGCGCGAAGTGACCGAGAGCGTCATCGCCCGCAACAAGGCCATCGTCGGCCTGAACGCCTTCGCCCACGAAGCGGGCATCCACCAGCACGGCATGATGGCCGACAGCCGCACCTACGAGATCATGCGCCCCGAGGACGTGGGCTTTGAGGGCAGCTATTTCGTCCTGGGCAAACACTCCGGCCGCCACGCGGTCGGCAAGCGCGCCGAGGCCCTGGGCCACGCCCTCGAAGGCCAGCGCCTGGCCGAGGTCTTCGCCGGCTTCAAGCGCCGCGCCGACGAGATCGGCGAGATCAACGACGCCGAACTGACCGCCATCATCGCCGCCGTCACCGCCCCCCAACAGGACAAGACCTATGCAGCCGCTGGCTAA
- a CDS encoding ACT domain-containing protein — translation MSDTIHIQIDRADGSLQRLIGLVERRGFHIDGINMADEGAMRRIALTVRGRDAARSIDTLGRQIDRLIGVARIQAQTFQSEAA, via the coding sequence ATGAGCGACACCATTCACATCCAGATCGACCGGGCCGACGGCTCGCTTCAGCGTCTTATCGGCCTGGTGGAGCGCCGCGGCTTCCACATCGACGGCATCAACATGGCCGATGAGGGCGCCATGCGCCGCATCGCCCTGACCGTTCGCGGGCGCGACGCCGCCCGCTCCATCGACACCCTGGGCCGCCAGATCGACCGCCTGATCGGCGTCGCGCGCATCCAGGCGCAAACCTTCCAGTCCGAGGCCGCGTAA
- the leuB gene encoding 3-isopropylmalate dehydrogenase encodes MTAHDTPAAARAFNIVVLPGDGVGPEVALAAQRVLTCIGDIYGHRFDFTEHLIGGAAIDAVGESLPEETKAACIASDAVLLGAVGGPKWDGAPVRPEQGLLAIRKAMGLYANLRPLQVSPVLAHRSPLKKEIVEGVDLIVFRELTSGVYFGERTRTETSASDLCVYTVEEIERVARAAFQAAEQRRGKVTSVDKANVMETSRLWREVVTRIHAEEYPQITLEHALVDSMAMHLIRKPRDYDVILTENMFGDILSDEISVLGGSIGLLPSASLGANGPGLFEPIHGSAPDIAGQDLANPVGMVLSAAMMLRHSFQLEDEADSIEAAVAAVLASGAVTADLGGALGTVSATRAIVDAIRAIHWAAARHVPMHWA; translated from the coding sequence ATGACCGCCCATGACACGCCTGCCGCCGCCCGCGCCTTCAACATCGTCGTCCTGCCGGGCGACGGCGTCGGACCGGAGGTGGCCTTGGCCGCCCAGCGGGTGCTGACCTGCATCGGCGACATCTACGGCCACCGCTTCGACTTCACCGAACACCTGATCGGCGGCGCCGCCATCGACGCCGTCGGCGAGTCCCTGCCGGAAGAGACCAAGGCCGCCTGCATCGCCTCGGACGCCGTGCTGCTGGGGGCCGTCGGCGGGCCCAAGTGGGACGGCGCCCCGGTGCGCCCCGAACAAGGTCTGCTGGCCATCCGCAAGGCGATGGGTCTGTACGCCAACCTGCGCCCGCTGCAGGTCTCGCCTGTGCTGGCCCACCGCTCGCCGCTGAAAAAGGAGATCGTCGAGGGCGTCGACCTGATCGTCTTCCGCGAGTTGACCAGCGGCGTCTATTTCGGCGAGCGCACCCGGACTGAAACCTCGGCCTCGGACCTGTGCGTCTATACGGTCGAGGAGATCGAGCGCGTCGCCCGCGCCGCCTTCCAGGCCGCCGAGCAGCGGCGCGGCAAGGTCACCTCGGTCGACAAGGCCAACGTCATGGAGACCAGCCGCCTGTGGCGCGAGGTCGTCACCCGCATCCACGCCGAGGAATATCCGCAGATCACCCTGGAGCACGCCCTGGTCGACTCCATGGCCATGCACCTGATCCGCAAGCCGCGCGACTATGACGTCATCCTGACCGAGAACATGTTCGGCGACATCCTGTCGGACGAGATTTCGGTGCTGGGCGGCTCCATCGGCCTGCTGCCCTCGGCGTCGCTGGGCGCCAATGGACCCGGCCTGTTCGAACCGATCCATGGCTCGGCGCCGGACATCGCCGGACAGGACCTGGCCAATCCCGTCGGCATGGTGCTGTCGGCCGCCATGATGCTGCGCCACAGCTTCCAGCTGGAGGATGAGGCCGATTCCATCGAGGCGGCGGTCGCGGCCGTCCTGGCCTCGGGCGCCGTCACCGCCGATCTGGGCGGGGCGCTGGGCACGGTCTCGGCCACCCGCGCCATCGTCGACGCCATCCGCGCCATCCACTGGGCGGCGGCGCGTCATGTGCCGATGCACTGGGCCTGA
- the leuD gene encoding 3-isopropylmalate dehydratase small subunit — protein MPEAFKVLTSKTLTLSQANIDTDQIIPARFLTTTTREGLGAQAFYDWRYEADGSPKPESVLNRIDPTEHRILLAGPNFACGSSREHAPWALLDYGFRAVISTEIADIFTSNALKNGFLPIVVDQAVWDDLAAHPEQPVTIDLEAGEIRRGNVPAVPFKVEAFARQCLLDGVDALGWLQSKLPYVASYERLREDTYQPETA, from the coding sequence ATGCCTGAGGCTTTCAAAGTTCTGACGTCGAAGACCCTGACGCTGAGTCAGGCCAACATCGACACCGACCAGATCATCCCCGCGCGCTTCCTGACCACCACGACGCGCGAAGGCCTGGGCGCTCAGGCCTTCTATGACTGGCGCTATGAGGCCGACGGGTCGCCCAAGCCGGAATCGGTGCTGAACCGCATCGACCCGACCGAGCACCGCATTTTGCTGGCGGGGCCGAACTTCGCCTGCGGCTCTTCTCGCGAGCACGCGCCCTGGGCGCTGCTCGACTACGGCTTCCGGGCGGTGATCTCGACCGAGATCGCCGACATCTTCACCTCCAACGCCCTGAAGAACGGCTTTTTGCCCATCGTCGTCGATCAGGCCGTCTGGGACGATCTGGCCGCCCACCCGGAGCAGCCGGTGACCATCGACCTGGAGGCGGGCGAGATCCGGCGCGGCAACGTCCCCGCCGTGCCGTTCAAGGTCGAGGCCTTCGCCCGCCAGTGCCTGCTGGACGGCGTCGACGCCCTCGGCTGGCTTCAGTCGAAACTGCCTTACGTCGCCTCCTACGAACGCCTGCGCGAAGACACCTATCAGCCGGAGACCGCCTGA
- a CDS encoding dihydroxy-acid dehydratase — MTQPSDSTKRPNSRSSAVTQGPNRAAARSYLRAAGMQDADFDKPMIGIVNTWSTVTPCNMHLDRLAKDVRAGIIAAGGYPVDFNTIVVTDGISMGTAGMKASLISREVVADSIELAIEGHQLDGVVCIVGCDKTIPAAAMALARMDIPGLVYYGGTILPGVIGTKEVSVQEVFEAIGAHAAGALSDEGLKAVESAVCPGAGACGGQFTANTMAMALSMMGISPMGANDVPAVDPAKGAEGERCGRLIVERVFAGDTARKYITRASLKNAAVAVSASGGSTNAVMHLTAIAAEAGVDFGIEDCHQACVEAPVICDLKPGGRFLASHLFAAGGTRLVAQRLAEAGKIINTPTVTGRSLFAEAAEAEETPGQQVVTSMDAPVMARGSYAVIYGDVAPEGAVIKLTGHKVDRFEGPAAVFDCEEDAFHAVQDGSVGEGDVIIIRYEGPKGGPGMREMLQVTAALKGRKIENVALLTDGRFSGASYGFVAGHVSPEAAAGGPIALIRDGDPIVIDVTNRRIDVLVDLEARRADFAPNRVRPAQGVFAKYRAAVASASQGAVTIPNPPPAQTPATYSNAPIPKDKISEDA, encoded by the coding sequence CGAAACGACCCAACAGCCGCTCCTCGGCCGTCACCCAAGGCCCGAACCGGGCTGCGGCGCGGTCCTATCTGCGCGCCGCAGGGATGCAGGACGCCGACTTCGACAAGCCGATGATCGGCATCGTCAACACCTGGTCGACCGTCACCCCCTGCAACATGCACCTGGATCGCCTGGCCAAGGACGTGCGCGCCGGAATCATCGCGGCGGGCGGCTATCCGGTCGATTTCAACACCATCGTCGTCACCGACGGCATCTCCATGGGCACGGCGGGCATGAAGGCCTCGCTGATCAGTCGCGAAGTCGTCGCTGATTCCATCGAACTGGCCATCGAGGGCCATCAGCTGGACGGCGTCGTCTGCATCGTCGGCTGCGACAAGACGATTCCCGCTGCGGCCATGGCCCTGGCCCGCATGGATATCCCCGGCCTGGTCTATTACGGCGGCACCATCCTGCCCGGCGTCATCGGCACGAAGGAAGTCTCGGTCCAGGAGGTGTTCGAGGCCATCGGCGCCCACGCCGCCGGCGCCCTGTCCGACGAGGGCCTGAAGGCGGTCGAGAGCGCGGTCTGCCCGGGCGCCGGCGCCTGCGGCGGCCAGTTCACCGCCAACACCATGGCCATGGCCCTGTCGATGATGGGCATCAGCCCCATGGGGGCCAATGACGTGCCCGCCGTCGATCCGGCCAAGGGCGCGGAAGGCGAACGTTGCGGCCGCCTGATCGTCGAGCGCGTCTTCGCCGGCGACACCGCCCGCAAATACATCACCCGCGCCAGCCTGAAGAACGCCGCCGTCGCGGTCTCGGCCTCGGGCGGCTCGACCAACGCCGTCATGCATCTGACCGCCATCGCCGCCGAGGCCGGCGTCGACTTCGGCATCGAGGACTGCCACCAGGCCTGCGTCGAGGCCCCGGTCATCTGCGACCTGAAGCCCGGCGGCCGCTTCCTGGCCTCGCACCTGTTCGCGGCCGGCGGCACCCGCCTGGTCGCCCAGCGGCTGGCCGAGGCCGGCAAGATCATCAATACGCCGACCGTCACCGGCCGCAGCTTGTTCGCCGAGGCCGCCGAGGCCGAAGAGACGCCGGGCCAGCAGGTCGTCACCAGCATGGACGCCCCCGTCATGGCGCGCGGCTCCTACGCCGTCATCTATGGCGACGTGGCCCCCGAGGGCGCCGTCATCAAGCTGACCGGCCACAAGGTCGACCGTTTCGAAGGTCCCGCCGCCGTTTTCGACTGCGAGGAAGACGCCTTCCACGCGGTTCAGGACGGCTCGGTCGGCGAAGGCGACGTCATCATCATCCGCTACGAAGGCCCCAAGGGCGGTCCCGGCATGCGCGAGATGCTGCAAGTCACCGCCGCCCTGAAGGGCCGCAAGATCGAGAACGTCGCCCTGCTGACCGACGGTCGCTTCTCGGGCGCATCCTACGGCTTCGTCGCCGGCCACGTCTCGCCCGAAGCGGCGGCGGGCGGCCCCATTGCTCTCATTCGCGATGGCGATCCGATCGTCATCGACGTCACCAACCGCCGGATCGATGTGCTCGTCGATCTGGAGGCGCGCCGGGCGGACTTCGCCCCCAACCGGGTCCGTCCGGCGCAAGGCGTTTTCGCGAAATACCGCGCCGCCGTCGCCTCCGCCTCGCAAGGGGCCGTGACCATTCCCAATCCGCCGCCGGCCCAAACGCCTGCGACCTATTCCAACGCCCCAATCCCAAAAGACAAGATCTCTGAGGACGCCTGA
- the leuC gene encoding 3-isopropylmalate dehydratase large subunit, whose translation MSQPKTLYQKVWDRHVVVPETAETPGVMYVDLHLVHEVTSPQAFSEIEARGLKVRRPDRTFATLDHSTPTLPAGPDGTLPYVTEQARRQVETLEANCARHGIELAGWGSDQRGVVHVMGPELGLTQPGMTVVCGDSHTATHGAFGALAFGIGTSEVGHVLATQCLLQRRAKAMRVTINGHLRPGVSGKDMALAVIAAIGFGGGTGYVIEYAGEAVRALDMEGRMTLCNMSIEAGARAGMIAPDQTTIDWLRGRRHVPADYEAAAAGWLGLASDPGAVFDKEVVLDGAAIRPMATWGTTPDAGAPVGAPVPQPRSASDQKAIDYMGFTAGEATTGHKVDVVFIGSCTNGRLPDLRAAADVLRGRKVQPGVRMLVVPGSEAVRRDAEAEGLDKVFTEAGAEWRIPGCSMCIAMNGDFVAPGQLAVSTSNRNFEGRQGKGARTILASPATAAASAVAGVLTDPRAYLEAPIHA comes from the coding sequence ATGAGCCAGCCTAAGACCCTGTATCAAAAGGTGTGGGACCGGCACGTCGTCGTGCCGGAAACCGCCGAGACGCCCGGCGTCATGTATGTGGACCTGCACCTGGTCCACGAAGTTACCTCGCCTCAGGCCTTTTCCGAAATCGAGGCGCGCGGACTGAAGGTCCGCCGCCCCGACCGCACCTTCGCCACCCTGGATCATTCGACCCCCACCCTGCCTGCCGGGCCGGACGGGACGCTGCCCTATGTCACCGAACAGGCGCGCAGACAGGTTGAGACGCTGGAGGCCAACTGCGCCCGCCACGGGATCGAACTGGCCGGCTGGGGCTCGGACCAGCGCGGCGTCGTCCACGTCATGGGACCGGAACTGGGCCTGACCCAGCCGGGCATGACCGTCGTCTGCGGCGACAGCCATACCGCCACCCACGGCGCCTTCGGGGCGCTGGCTTTCGGCATCGGCACCTCGGAAGTCGGTCACGTGCTGGCGACCCAGTGCCTGTTGCAGCGTCGGGCCAAGGCCATGCGCGTGACGATCAACGGGCACCTGCGCCCCGGCGTCTCCGGCAAGGACATGGCGTTGGCCGTCATCGCCGCCATCGGCTTCGGCGGCGGCACCGGCTACGTCATTGAATATGCAGGCGAGGCCGTGCGCGCGCTGGACATGGAAGGGCGCATGACCCTGTGCAACATGTCCATCGAGGCGGGCGCGCGCGCCGGCATGATCGCGCCGGACCAGACCACCATCGACTGGCTGCGCGGCCGTCGCCACGTCCCCGCTGATTACGAAGCCGCCGCCGCCGGCTGGCTGGGTCTGGCCTCCGACCCCGGCGCGGTCTTCGACAAGGAGGTCGTGCTGGACGGCGCCGCCATCCGCCCGATGGCCACCTGGGGCACCACCCCCGACGCGGGCGCCCCCGTCGGCGCGCCCGTGCCGCAGCCGCGCTCGGCCTCGGACCAGAAGGCCATCGACTACATGGGCTTCACCGCTGGAGAGGCGACCACCGGCCACAAGGTCGACGTCGTCTTCATCGGCAGCTGCACCAACGGCCGCCTGCCCGACCTGCGCGCCGCCGCCGACGTCCTGCGCGGCCGCAAGGTCCAGCCGGGCGTGCGGATGCTGGTCGTTCCCGGATCGGAGGCCGTGCGCCGCGACGCCGAGGCCGAAGGTCTGGACAAGGTCTTCACCGAGGCGGGCGCCGAATGGCGCATCCCCGGCTGCTCCATGTGCATCGCCATGAACGGAGACTTCGTCGCCCCCGGCCAACTGGCCGTCTCGACCTCCAACCGCAATTTCGAGGGCCGTCAGGGCAAGGGCGCCCGCACCATCCTGGCCAGCCCCGCCACCGCCGCCGCCAGCGCCGTGGCCGGAGTGCTGACCGACCCGCGCGCCTATCTGGAGGCCCCCATCCATGCCTGA
- the ilvC gene encoding ketol-acid reductoisomerase produces MAITIYTNEDIKPGAIAGQRIAVIGYGSQGRAHAQNLKDSGHDVIVGVRQGGTGWKHATADGVPTAEPAEAVRGADIIAILTPDMIQNEIYRDVIEPNAKPGAALLFAHGFSIIYDRITPRDDMDVILVAPKGPGDLVRREFARGRGVPSLFAIEKDATGKARDRAMGYAKGIGGATGGLLETSFREETETDLFGEQAVLCGGAKELVIQGFNTLVEAGYQPEIAYFECLHELKLIVDLFYEGGISKMHHFISETAKWGAVASGPRVITDETRARMKTILDEIQSGQFAREWIAENEAGKPKYEALLTEDRASQIEQVGARLRDRMAWLQTAKQAAA; encoded by the coding sequence ATGGCCATCACCATCTACACCAATGAAGACATCAAGCCGGGCGCCATCGCCGGCCAGCGCATCGCCGTCATCGGCTATGGCTCGCAGGGTCGCGCCCACGCCCAGAATCTGAAGGATTCGGGCCACGACGTGATCGTCGGCGTTCGCCAGGGCGGCACGGGATGGAAGCACGCGACCGCCGACGGCGTCCCCACCGCCGAACCGGCCGAGGCCGTTCGCGGCGCCGACATCATCGCCATCCTGACGCCCGACATGATCCAGAACGAGATCTATCGCGACGTCATCGAGCCGAACGCCAAGCCAGGCGCCGCCCTGCTGTTCGCGCACGGCTTCTCGATCATCTACGACCGCATCACGCCGCGCGACGACATGGACGTCATTCTGGTGGCGCCCAAGGGGCCGGGCGATCTGGTCCGTCGCGAGTTCGCGCGCGGCCGGGGCGTGCCCAGCCTGTTCGCCATCGAGAAGGACGCGACCGGCAAGGCGCGCGACCGCGCCATGGGCTACGCCAAGGGAATCGGCGGCGCGACCGGCGGCCTGCTTGAGACCTCGTTCCGCGAAGAGACCGAGACCGACCTGTTCGGCGAACAGGCCGTCCTGTGCGGCGGCGCCAAGGAGTTGGTCATCCAGGGCTTCAACACCCTGGTCGAGGCCGGCTACCAGCCCGAGATCGCCTATTTCGAATGCCTGCACGAGCTGAAGCTGATCGTGGACCTGTTCTACGAAGGGGGCATCTCCAAGATGCACCACTTCATCTCGGAAACGGCCAAATGGGGCGCTGTCGCCTCTGGCCCGCGCGTCATCACCGATGAGACCCGCGCCCGCATGAAGACCATTCTGGACGAGATCCAGAGCGGCCAGTTCGCGCGCGAATGGATCGCCGAGAACGAGGCGGGCAAGCCGAAATACGAGGCCCTGCTGACCGAGGACCGCGCCAGCCAGATCGAACAGGTCGGCGCCCGTCTGCGCGACCGCATGGCCTGGCTGCAGACGGCCAAACAGGCCGCCGCCTGA
- a CDS encoding TetR/AcrR family transcriptional regulator → MECDQLVLCDVPRPRNANATRQAILEAARERFCAESYDDVGMRDVARDVGVDAALISRYFGSKEDLFVAVLDSCKNGRDLMDGPRDDFGQRLAREIVYGEAAACAPDDGSGRMRGLLILLRSIGSSKAMDVVQHTTNSRFFEPLTQWIGGEDAPVRARLAAGLIMGMAISRELSDGFSNLDEAQKASLAGRMADALQGLVDG, encoded by the coding sequence TTGGAGTGCGACCAATTGGTCCTTTGCGACGTTCCCCGGCCGCGTAACGCCAACGCCACCCGCCAGGCCATCCTGGAAGCGGCGCGCGAACGCTTTTGCGCTGAAAGCTATGATGACGTCGGCATGCGCGACGTAGCGCGCGACGTCGGCGTCGATGCGGCGCTGATCAGCCGATACTTCGGCTCCAAGGAAGATCTGTTCGTGGCCGTCTTGGACAGCTGCAAGAACGGGCGCGATCTGATGGATGGGCCGCGCGACGACTTCGGCCAGAGGTTGGCGCGAGAGATCGTCTATGGCGAGGCCGCCGCCTGCGCGCCGGACGACGGCAGCGGCCGCATGCGAGGCTTGCTGATCCTGCTGCGCTCCATCGGTTCGTCCAAGGCGATGGACGTGGTCCAGCACACCACCAACAGCCGCTTCTTCGAGCCCCTGACCCAGTGGATCGGCGGTGAGGACGCCCCGGTCCGGGCGCGTCTGGCGGCCGGGCTGATCATGGGCATGGCGATCAGCCGGGAGCTGTCGGACGGTTTCTCCAACCTGGACGAGGCGCAGAAGGCCTCCCTGGCCGGGCGCATGGCCGACGCCCTGCAGGGTCTGGTCGACGGCTGA
- a CDS encoding branched-chain amino acid transaminase gives MQPLAKNIWINGELTAWENATVHVMSHALHYGTSVFEGIRVYDTPNGPCGFRLTDHVRRLFDSARIYHFPMPYAEDELVQACKDVVRAEGLRSAYLRPLAFLGECGMGVSPSPEAIRSDVMISAFAWGAYLGEEALEKGVDACISSWNRVAPNTVPAGAKAGGNYLSSYLIGREARVRGFGEGIALGADGLLSEGAGENLFIVKDGVLMTPPAAASILQGITRDSVMKLARGLGYEAREQVLPREALYVADEVFMTGTAAEITPVRSIDGIMTRAGGPGPVTKAVNKAFRGLFDGATPDRFGWLEPIGEAENAAPARERAHEPA, from the coding sequence ATGCAGCCGCTGGCTAAGAACATCTGGATCAACGGCGAACTGACGGCGTGGGAGAACGCCACCGTCCACGTCATGAGCCACGCCCTGCACTACGGCACCTCGGTGTTCGAGGGCATCCGCGTCTATGACACGCCGAACGGCCCGTGCGGCTTCCGCCTGACCGACCATGTGCGCCGCCTGTTCGACAGCGCGCGCATCTATCACTTCCCCATGCCCTACGCCGAGGACGAGCTGGTCCAGGCCTGCAAGGACGTGGTCCGCGCCGAGGGCCTGCGCTCGGCCTATCTGCGGCCGCTGGCCTTCCTGGGCGAGTGCGGCATGGGCGTCAGCCCCTCGCCCGAGGCGATCCGCAGCGATGTGATGATCTCGGCCTTCGCCTGGGGCGCCTATCTGGGCGAGGAGGCGCTGGAGAAGGGCGTCGACGCCTGCATCTCCAGCTGGAACCGCGTGGCGCCGAACACCGTCCCGGCGGGCGCCAAGGCGGGCGGCAACTATCTGTCTTCCTATCTGATCGGGCGTGAGGCCCGCGTGCGCGGCTTCGGCGAGGGCATCGCCCTGGGCGCCGACGGCCTGCTGTCCGAGGGCGCGGGCGAAAACCTGTTCATCGTCAAGGACGGGGTGCTGATGACCCCGCCCGCCGCCGCCTCCATCCTGCAGGGCATCACCCGCGACAGCGTGATGAAGCTGGCGCGCGGCCTGGGCTATGAGGCGCGCGAACAGGTGCTGCCGCGCGAGGCCCTTTATGTCGCAGACGAGGTCTTCATGACCGGCACGGCGGCCGAGATCACCCCCGTCCGCTCCATCGACGGCATCATGACCCGCGCAGGCGGCCCCGGCCCGGTGACCAAGGCGGTCAACAAGGCCTTCCGCGGCCTGTTCGACGGCGCCACGCCCGACCGCTTCGGCTGGCTGGAGCCCATCGGCGAGGCTGAAAACGCCGCCCCGGCCAGGGAGCGCGCCCATGAGCCAGCCTAA
- the ilvG gene encoding acetolactate synthase 2 catalytic subunit, whose product MSAAAPALKTASAPAVMTGARLLVSSLERMGVEVVFGYPGGAIMPIYDALTGSSLKHILVRHEQAAAFAADAYARLSGRVGVCMATSGPGATNLITGIANAMMDSAPMVCITGNVPQGIMGTDAFQEIDILGVTLPIVKHSILVRDAAEIPAAIEQAFHIAASGRPGPVLVDLPKDVQFAETVAPFGFNIPNETAAADPDAIAEAERFIRTSERPLIYIGGGVKIGRATEALRAFAETTGIPAVATLNALGTVPTDAPGFLGMLGMHGTRAANEAVQASDLLIVMGARFDDRATGKLAEFAPHARVVHFDADASEIGKLRETHVAVGGEIRPAIEALTERMATAPLAIDPWVIRCASAAARHAPRYDAPGEGVYAPTLLKQLSEMAGDRFVAACDVGQHQMWAAQHCRFVRPEAHITSGGLGAMGFGLPAGLGAQMADPDAIVVTIAGDGGFMMNVQELATLRRYGVPLKIVLLDNSSLGLVRQWQELFFAENYSEIDLSDNPDFVKVAEAFGVEAFRIDRRDQVEAGLARLLAAKGACLAHVVIDPKENVWPLVPPGKSNAEMMEGA is encoded by the coding sequence ATGAGCGCCGCCGCGCCCGCCCTGAAAACCGCTTCCGCCCCGGCCGTCATGACCGGCGCGCGCCTGCTTGTCTCCAGCCTGGAGCGGATGGGCGTAGAGGTGGTGTTCGGCTACCCCGGCGGCGCCATCATGCCGATCTACGACGCCCTGACGGGCTCGTCGCTGAAGCACATACTGGTCCGCCACGAACAGGCCGCCGCCTTCGCCGCCGACGCCTATGCGCGGCTGAGCGGCCGGGTCGGGGTCTGTATGGCGACCTCGGGCCCCGGCGCCACCAATCTGATCACCGGCATCGCCAACGCGATGATGGATTCGGCGCCGATGGTCTGCATCACGGGCAATGTCCCGCAAGGGATCATGGGCACCGACGCCTTTCAGGAGATCGACATCCTGGGCGTCACCCTGCCGATCGTGAAACACTCCATCCTGGTCCGTGACGCGGCCGAGATCCCGGCCGCCATCGAACAGGCTTTCCACATCGCCGCCTCGGGTCGCCCCGGTCCCGTGCTGGTCGACCTGCCCAAGGATGTCCAGTTCGCCGAAACGGTCGCCCCGTTCGGCTTCAACATTCCCAATGAGACGGCCGCCGCCGATCCCGACGCCATCGCCGAGGCCGAGCGCTTCATCCGCACGTCTGAGCGCCCGCTGATCTACATCGGCGGCGGGGTGAAGATTGGCCGCGCGACCGAAGCATTGCGCGCCTTCGCCGAGACCACCGGCATTCCCGCCGTCGCCACCCTGAACGCCCTGGGCACGGTGCCGACCGACGCCCCCGGCTTCCTGGGCATGCTGGGGATGCATGGGACGCGCGCGGCCAATGAGGCGGTCCAGGCCTCCGACCTGCTGATCGTCATGGGCGCCCGCTTCGACGACCGCGCCACCGGCAAGCTGGCCGAGTTCGCCCCCCACGCCCGCGTCGTCCACTTCGACGCCGACGCCTCGGAGATCGGCAAGCTGCGCGAGACCCACGTCGCCGTCGGCGGCGAGATTCGCCCGGCCATCGAGGCCCTGACCGAACGCATGGCGACCGCCCCGCTAGCGATCGATCCGTGGGTCATCCGCTGCGCCTCGGCGGCCGCGCGTCACGCCCCCCGCTATGACGCGCCCGGCGAAGGCGTCTACGCCCCCACCCTGCTGAAGCAGCTGTCCGAAATGGCGGGCGACCGCTTCGTCGCCGCCTGCGATGTCGGCCAGCATCAGATGTGGGCCGCCCAGCACTGCCGCTTCGTCCGGCCCGAAGCCCACATCACCTCGGGCGGTCTGGGCGCGATGGGCTTCGGCCTGCCCGCCGGTCTGGGCGCCCAGATGGCCGACCCGGACGCCATCGTCGTCACCATCGCCGGCGACGGCGGCTTTATGATGAACGTTCAGGAGCTGGCCACCCTGCGCCGCTACGGCGTGCCGCTGAAGATCGTCCTGCTGGACAACAGCTCCCTGGGCCTGGTCCGCCAGTGGCAGGAGCTGTTCTTCGCCGAGAACTATTCCGAGATCGACCTGTCCGACAATCCGGACTTCGTGAAGGTGGCCGAGGCTTTCGGCGTCGAGGCCTTCCGCATCGACCGCCGCGATCAGGTTGAGGCTGGTCTGGCCCGCCTGCTGGCCGCCAAGGGCGCCTGTCTGGCCCACGTCGTCATCGACCCCAAGGAAAACGTCTGGCCGCTGGTCCCGCCGGGCAAGAGCAACGCTGAAATGATGGAAGGCGCATGA